A window of Hordeum vulgare subsp. vulgare chromosome 5H, MorexV3_pseudomolecules_assembly, whole genome shotgun sequence genomic DNA:
CACCTGCGAGGCTGCGAGTGCTATATAAACACGACAATACGTGCATTGCGTGGGCAAAGACGCAACAAAGACATACCTTGGCAATCATAAGCATAGGCATCGCTGGGGTTGCAGCGACCGCTCTCTTCTCATACTGCTGCCTCATGCTTGCACTTCTAGCTAGCGCCGCGGTGGCCAGCGGTGGCGGCAGTGGACCGCAGTGCAACGACATCTTCAACTTCGGGGACTCAGCTTCCGACACCGGCAACACATGCACTGGTGGCCGGCCAGGGCCTGCCGGTGTGCCGTGAATTTTCACCCGCCTACCTACGGTGTCACCTATTTCATGCATGTTTTCTTAATCCGTTTCTTGCCTAGAAATACGTGGATTTATTTTTACGCCTGCAATGTGTTGTGTTTGTTATAGTTTTTGAAAAATCGTTATACGTTTTGAATGTAGGTACCTATGTAGCTGACAAAGCTCGAGAGTTCTTACGCCTAGTAGTCTATTTCTTTCCTATGTATACTTCTTGAACACATTTAACTACGCTTCTCATATATAGTCACGTTCGCAGCTTTTTTGAAGAACGGACCAACCTATAGACAAAGAAATAACATGTATAAGACGTAAAAAAGATATGCAACTGATGAATTCTCCTGGCATTTTTTCTATGAATCATCCAAGATACAACATCAAATGTGTGACATTCTACTTATATGGAGATCCCTCATCTAACGTCTACACCATCACGTAGGAAACAACACACCCCAGTTCAAAACATGTCTCCATATATAATGGGCTCCCTTCTCTATACATGTCCCAACACCACTTGAATCCATCCCTGATTGGACATGAACACGTGTTACATCAAGAATataaaaactgatttgtggaaaTGTGTTGGAATACTTCACGTAGGACCATGGGTCATAAGAACAACACAATATTTCGCACCACACTAGAAAATACTCGATTTATAAGCCTCTAAGTATAGGCATCGTATAAAAAAGACATTCTTCTAATTCACAGATTTCAACAATAAGAAATCAATTGATGTATTATATAGTGCCAACGAAAATTCCAGAGACATTTGCATGTTTAGCAAACTGATGCTTGAAAGCAGGCCAGCTAAGTGAGATCCATCTGACTGTCCATGAACCAACATACTCGAAGAGGTAGAGATAATTTTTTGAAGGGAACACCAGAGATTTTTTGTTTTTGAGAATCACTAGAGAATTTGGTAGAATAGAGAACCCTTGTTTTTGTTTTGGAGAATCAGAACAATGAACTTTTTTTTGAGACACATCACAACGGTGAATGATTGTAGGTTCTCCCATTTTGGGCTGCTATAAGGCCCGTCGACCTAAAGCCCACTCTCATCGCACGGCCCTCTGCAGTAATTAGGTGACGCGCCGCCACCATCCGCCGCCGTCCTCCACGCCTCTCTTCCCCGCCGGCCGGCGCACTTTTCTTCCCAGGCGTCTCCTCCATCCGACCTCCTACTCCGGTGGCGCTGCTGATTCTCCTCCACCCCCCTTCCCACGCCTTCGTTGCTCCTCTGCTGCTCCCCTCCGCAGGCCAAAACACTGAGAAGTCTCGCTGACGCAGCGATGCCCTAGCTCCCCGACTCTGACACCATTGCTCCGGTCAGCCACCACGACCTGACGCAAGAGCTGCCGGCACCCTGTGCGCTTTCTGCCGGCCCGCTCCACCCCGCGAAGCAGCTGCGCGTCCTGCAGCCGCAGCGTCGCCTGCGCGGCACCTCGTTTCGTGCTGGTGGTCAGCCCTTCCTCTGTTTATCTCCGTGTCTCCATTTACGATTGCATCAATTCGTTTCAACTGATCCTCATTTCTCAGGCGaatatgttttcatgttgatggcAGGTCAACACCCGAGAGAATAGGAGGCTGGGAGCATTGTAGCAATCAACTCGCGGCCGGTGGAAGGTGAATTTTCTCCTGATTTTTGTAACTGGACTAAATTAGTCTACATATTATCGCTATGAAGTACGATTTGTTCTTTGATTGTCATTACcatatttattttttataatCGTAAAATCTTGCATCCAATGACATGTTTCTTTTATAATCTTAAATGTAAGTGTGTTAAATAGTTCGTTGTGCAGTTTCTGGATAAATTTAGTATGTATAAGTTTGCACAGGACACACTCCATTTCTGGATCTGCCACTGGTAGGTGAATGTAGAAATTATTGTGCATCTAGTATTAATGCCATCATAAAATTCTTTGGTAGCACCGAACTTCAACTTTACAATATACGATGCTGATGTATGTCACGTTTAAGTATGTTTGAAGTTCTTTTATATTATCCCATTACGGATTTTCTTGAACATATTGTGTATGCTACATATTGAAGGTAGAAATAAGTGAAGGTTTGATTATGCTACTGTTTCATTTAATAGGTCTTCTCCTCAGTTGGTAGCACTCTGTTTGGTGCCAAtgagcaagaagaagaacaaatctgaAAAGTCAGTCAAGTTGCTGAAAGATGCAGAACAAGCGTACACTCTTTGCCCTGCTATTTGTAGTTATCTTTGTAGCTgtgttttcttgttcttcttattcaAGTTAAGCTACTTCAGTTCACGCATCGGTATTTCTCCTTTAACAGAGTAACTTCAGATTACATCACAGGAGATTGTCTTGATGATCTATTGTCGAAACTTATCAGGTTAGTAGGCAAATTCCTTTATTCTCCCAACatttctttgttttgttttattccaATATTGAGATGGGTTACCATTCTGTAGGAGTGTAGAGGTTGCCAAGGCTTCAAGGggaggtttgcaagaaaagataTGGATGAAGGTATTGCCATCCTTGCTTAATATCGTGAAGTTTATAGAGTTATTTACTGCAGATAGAGTACTTCTGTTATCATGAGTGAGTTCAGAATATTCTGATGTTCTTTTGCATTCATGATTTTTGCCCTTGTAGCAACAATTTTCCGTTGGGGTCAACGACGTGACAAGGGTTCTCGAGCGAATGCCCGCAGCCGCTGCTTCTCGTTCTGGCTGTTCCAGTAAAGCACCGACCAGCACAGTTAGGCGGAGAGCTCCTTTGGTGCCACTTCAGGTTACTTTTGTTCCGTAACTTGCTATGGACTTGGAGTGCCATTATGTACATCTATTAGGTTGAATTGACTAAGAGCAGCATGTATCTGGTGGTCTGGTCTAACGATGTCTGTCCACATTTCAATGTACACCATGGATGTAAGACTTGGTGCCTTACTGCTTATCTGGTCAAATATTCATGAAGGGCTAAAATACTCTAGTCAGGGTTACATACCGCAATGTAAGGCCTTAGTATCAGATCATTCTCTATATATGCTGTCATCTGCAAAGTGAAAATCTtgtcttctactccctccgttcctaaatataagtctttttagacatt
This region includes:
- the LOC123453176 gene encoding uncharacterized protein LOC123453176: MSKKKNKSEKSVKLLKDAEQAVTSDYITGDCLDDLLSKLIRSVEVAKASRGGLQEKIWMKQQFSVGVNDVTRVLERMPAAAASRSGCSSKAPTSTVRRRAPLVPLQAVIIAADCNPKWLTKHIPTLASTRQVPVLCLKDNKGSSLRLGQVANVRTALAIGIKARDSIINKAIDEILKDYKPGADEQ